A genomic region of Azoarcus sp. KH32C contains the following coding sequences:
- a CDS encoding DUF2322 family protein: MAFADNLKQLPKISHLASLNLLDEEGGVVATIENKAGQAGSLAVYNHLAQLYGAINAEAAKKGLELYAEHTEDARANPGKHPNIDRLIGLIERGEVLRVKQVFAV; the protein is encoded by the coding sequence ATGGCGTTTGCCGACAATCTGAAGCAGTTGCCGAAAATCTCGCACCTGGCTTCCCTGAATCTGCTGGACGAGGAAGGGGGCGTGGTCGCGACGATCGAGAACAAGGCCGGCCAGGCCGGGTCGCTCGCGGTCTATAACCATCTCGCGCAGCTCTACGGCGCGATCAACGCCGAAGCTGCGAAGAAGGGCCTGGAGCTGTATGCCGAGCACACCGAGGATGCGCGAGCGAATCCGGGCAAGCATCCGAATATCGATCGCCTGATCGGCTTGATCGAGCGCGGCGAGGTGTTGCGTGTGAAGCAGGTGTTCGCGGTCTAA
- the secD gene encoding protein translocase subunit SecD, with protein MNRYPLWKNILIGLVLFFGLIYTLPNFFGEVPAVQVSSGKATLKLDAASLSGSIEQALRDAQIPSTGLFVDANSIRVRVADTDTQLRAKDAIEKRLNPDPRDPTYVVALNLLSASPNWLTAIHALPMYLGLDLRGGVHFLLEVDMPGAVTKRLDATAGDLRTLLRDKNVRHAGITREGNSVQLRFRDAGQRDAARSAIQGSTADLQLADRDDAADDLKLVATLSQAAQKNIRDFAIKQNISTLHNRINELGVAEPVIQQQGLDRIVVQLPGVQDVAKAKDILGRTATLEVRLVDETPGALDAALAGNVPFGTELYKERGGAPVLVKNQVVLTGDRLTDAQPGFDGQSHEAAVHLTLDAAGSRIFRDVTRENIGKRMAILLIEKGKGEVVTAPVIRSEIGGGRVQISGRMTTTEATDVALLLRAGSLAAPMEIIEERTVGPSLGADNIAKGFHSTLWGFVAIATFMCIYYALFGFISVIALAANLLLLVALLSLLQATLTLPGIAAMALTLGMAIDANVLINERIREELRNGVSPQAAIHAGYERAFDTILDSNITTLIAGIALLVFGSGPVRGFAVVHCLGILTSMFSAILVSRMLVNLIYGRRRKLDSLAIGQVWKPGN; from the coding sequence ATGAATCGCTATCCGCTCTGGAAGAACATCCTCATTGGTCTGGTCCTGTTCTTCGGCCTGATCTACACCCTTCCCAACTTCTTCGGCGAAGTGCCCGCAGTTCAGGTCTCCAGCGGCAAAGCGACGCTCAAGCTCGACGCCGCCTCGCTCAGCGGCAGCATCGAACAGGCCCTGCGTGACGCACAGATCCCGTCGACCGGCCTCTTCGTCGACGCCAACAGCATCCGCGTGCGCGTCGCCGACACCGACACTCAGCTGCGCGCCAAAGACGCCATCGAAAAGCGACTGAACCCCGATCCGCGCGATCCGACCTACGTCGTCGCGCTGAACCTGCTCTCCGCGTCGCCCAACTGGCTGACCGCGATCCACGCGCTGCCGATGTACCTCGGCCTCGACCTGCGCGGCGGCGTGCACTTCCTGCTCGAAGTCGACATGCCGGGCGCGGTCACCAAGCGTCTGGACGCGACCGCCGGCGACCTGCGCACCCTACTGCGCGACAAGAACGTGCGCCACGCCGGCATCACACGCGAAGGCAACAGCGTTCAACTGCGCTTCCGGGATGCCGGCCAGCGCGACGCCGCCCGCAGCGCCATCCAGGGCAGCACCGCCGACCTGCAGCTCGCCGACCGCGACGACGCCGCCGACGATCTCAAGCTCGTCGCGACGCTCTCGCAGGCCGCGCAGAAGAACATCCGCGACTTCGCGATCAAGCAGAACATCTCGACGCTGCACAACCGGATCAACGAACTCGGCGTCGCCGAGCCGGTGATCCAGCAGCAAGGCCTCGACCGCATCGTCGTGCAATTGCCGGGCGTGCAGGACGTCGCCAAGGCCAAGGACATCCTCGGCCGCACCGCCACCCTCGAAGTGCGCCTCGTCGACGAGACCCCGGGCGCGCTCGACGCCGCGCTCGCCGGCAACGTGCCCTTCGGCACGGAGCTCTACAAGGAACGCGGTGGCGCCCCAGTGCTCGTCAAGAACCAGGTCGTGCTCACCGGCGACCGCCTGACCGACGCACAGCCCGGCTTCGATGGCCAGTCGCACGAAGCGGCCGTCCACCTGACGCTCGACGCCGCCGGCAGCCGCATCTTCCGCGATGTCACGCGCGAGAATATCGGCAAGCGCATGGCGATCCTGCTGATCGAGAAGGGCAAGGGCGAAGTCGTCACGGCCCCCGTGATCCGCAGCGAAATCGGCGGCGGCCGCGTGCAGATCTCCGGCCGCATGACCACCACCGAAGCCACCGACGTCGCGCTGCTGCTGCGTGCCGGCAGCCTGGCTGCGCCAATGGAGATCATCGAGGAACGCACGGTTGGCCCGAGCCTCGGCGCGGACAACATCGCGAAAGGCTTCCACTCCACGCTGTGGGGCTTCGTCGCGATCGCGACCTTCATGTGCATCTACTACGCGCTGTTCGGCTTCATCTCGGTGATCGCGCTCGCGGCGAACCTGCTGCTGCTCGTCGCGCTGCTGTCGCTGCTGCAGGCGACGCTGACGCTGCCCGGCATCGCGGCGATGGCGCTGACGCTCGGCATGGCGATCGACGCCAACGTGCTCATCAACGAGCGCATCCGCGAAGAGCTGCGCAACGGCGTCTCGCCGCAGGCCGCGATCCACGCCGGCTACGAGCGCGCCTTCGACACGATTCTCGACTCGAACATCACGACGCTGATCGCCGGCATCGCCCTGCTGGTCTTCGGTTCCGGTCCGGTGCGCGGCTTTGCCGTCGTGCACTGCCTGGGCATCCTGACCTCGATGTTCAGCGCGATTCTCGTGTCGCGGATGCTGGTGAACCTGATCTACGGACGCCGCCGCAAGCTCGACTCCCTGGCCATCGGTCAGGTGTGGAAGCCGGGCAACTGA
- a CDS encoding response regulator transcription factor, with translation MPTCQIATGSVCVVDDDEQVRRFLVEVFTSVGLQVQAIASGEEFIRTWHPDGPSCVLLDLRMPRMTGPEIHEWLRAHHPEVPVIFLTGYADVPTAVAAMRLGAFDFLEKPFNIQHLIERTQDALRKAGQSRADRSAGIAWLATLTPREREVLDGIVAGQRNKTIAAALGISERTVETHRANIMHKSRTHSVAELVALVLANSGGR, from the coding sequence ATGCCCACCTGCCAAATCGCGACCGGATCGGTATGTGTTGTCGACGACGACGAGCAGGTTCGGCGCTTTCTGGTTGAAGTGTTCACGAGTGTCGGCCTGCAGGTGCAAGCCATCGCCTCAGGCGAGGAATTCATCCGCACCTGGCATCCGGACGGCCCCTCCTGCGTGCTGCTCGACCTCCGCATGCCGCGCATGACGGGGCCGGAGATCCACGAGTGGCTGCGCGCGCACCATCCCGAAGTACCGGTGATCTTCCTGACCGGCTATGCCGACGTACCGACGGCCGTCGCCGCGATGCGCCTCGGGGCCTTCGATTTCCTCGAAAAGCCCTTCAATATCCAGCATCTCATCGAGCGCACCCAGGACGCCTTGCGCAAGGCTGGGCAGAGCCGGGCCGACAGATCCGCCGGCATCGCCTGGCTCGCAACGCTGACGCCGCGCGAACGCGAGGTGCTCGACGGCATCGTCGCCGGACAGCGCAACAAGACGATCGCCGCGGCGCTGGGCATCAGCGAGCGCACCGTCGAGACGCATCGTGCAAACATCATGCACAAATCCCGCACCCACTCGGTCGCTGAACTGGTCGCGCTCGTTCTCGCCAATAGCGGCGGACGCTGA
- a CDS encoding response regulator, which translates to MTKTVFLVDDSATILLSISGILSKAGYAVEKASSGEEALRRFGSGAKADLLLTDLNMPGMNGIELIREVRKLPAHKFMPILFLTTESQQSRKMEAKAAGASGWIVKPATADELLNTIKLVVK; encoded by the coding sequence ATGACAAAGACCGTTTTTCTCGTCGACGACTCGGCGACCATCCTCCTGAGTATTTCGGGCATCCTCAGCAAGGCGGGTTATGCGGTCGAGAAGGCTAGCAGCGGCGAAGAGGCGCTTAGGAGATTCGGCTCCGGCGCGAAGGCCGACCTGCTGCTCACCGATCTGAACATGCCCGGCATGAACGGGATCGAGCTGATCCGCGAAGTCAGGAAGCTGCCGGCACACAAGTTCATGCCCATCCTGTTCCTGACGACCGAATCGCAGCAGAGCCGGAAGATGGAGGCGAAGGCCGCGGGGGCATCGGGCTGGATCGTCAAGCCCGCGACGGCGGACGAGTTGCTGAACACGATCAAGCTCGTCGTCAAGTGA
- the yajC gene encoding preprotein translocase subunit YajC: protein MSVFISNAYAQAAAGGDPTGGLMGLAPLVLMFIVLWFLMIRPQMKRAKEHKTMVSALAKGDEVVTQGGIAGRVTKVGDAYLNLEIADNVTIVVQNQAVVTVLPKGTLKTL from the coding sequence CTCTGTGTTCATTTCCAATGCATATGCCCAGGCTGCTGCCGGCGGCGACCCGACCGGCGGCCTGATGGGCTTGGCACCGCTGGTGCTGATGTTCATCGTACTGTGGTTCCTGATGATCCGCCCGCAGATGAAGCGCGCCAAGGAGCACAAGACCATGGTCTCGGCGCTCGCCAAGGGCGACGAAGTCGTCACCCAGGGCGGCATTGCCGGCCGCGTCACCAAGGTCGGCGACGCCTACCTGAACCTCGAGATCGCCGACAACGTCACGATCGTCGTCCAGAATCAGGCCGTCGTCACGGTGCTGCCGAAGGGCACGCTGAAGACCCTTTGA
- the apaG gene encoding Co2+/Mg2+ efflux protein ApaG, translating into MTNAEKYRIQVEANAEFVPAQSAPDDGRYVFAYHIKITNTGTATAQLLTRHWVITDSNGKVQEVRGQGVIGEQPVLAPGENFSYSSGSVLETPVGTMRGSYQMVGEDGHRFDADIPTFVLAMPRVLH; encoded by the coding sequence ATGACCAACGCCGAAAAATACCGTATCCAGGTCGAAGCCAACGCCGAATTCGTCCCCGCCCAATCGGCACCGGACGACGGACGCTATGTCTTCGCTTATCACATCAAGATCACCAACACCGGCACCGCGACCGCCCAACTGCTGACGCGTCACTGGGTCATCACGGACAGCAACGGCAAGGTGCAGGAAGTCCGCGGCCAGGGCGTCATCGGCGAACAGCCGGTGCTCGCGCCCGGCGAGAACTTCTCCTACTCCAGCGGTTCGGTACTCGAAACCCCGGTCGGCACGATGCGGGGTAGCTACCAGATGGTCGGCGAGGACGGCCACCGCTTCGACGCCGACATTCCGACCTTCGTGCTCGCGATGCCGCGCGTGCTGCACTGA
- a CDS encoding MarC family protein produces MNEFLQAFVSLLAITNPIIAAPLFLGIVAGMPVAVKRRAAGQAAMAVLAILAGAAIGGRYILELFGISLDAFRTAGGLVIILVGLEMLRGSPSEMQRDEASPEDARDRIVVPFAMPLVAGPGAITTAITLSVAYPSRLYLPVIALFASVATAVVLWLVLRLALVRQRLATPRVERIFTRFMGLILVAIGFQIGMLGIRDFFGLGGA; encoded by the coding sequence ATGAACGAGTTCCTGCAAGCCTTCGTCAGTCTGCTGGCGATCACGAACCCGATCATCGCCGCGCCGCTCTTCCTCGGCATCGTCGCCGGCATGCCGGTCGCGGTCAAGCGCCGCGCGGCTGGCCAGGCGGCGATGGCCGTCCTGGCGATCCTTGCCGGCGCCGCGATCGGCGGACGCTACATCCTCGAACTTTTCGGCATCTCGCTCGATGCCTTCCGCACCGCGGGCGGCCTCGTCATCATCCTCGTCGGCCTCGAGATGCTGCGCGGCAGCCCGAGCGAGATGCAGCGCGACGAAGCCTCGCCGGAGGACGCCCGCGACCGCATCGTCGTCCCCTTCGCGATGCCGCTGGTGGCCGGCCCCGGCGCCATCACCACGGCGATCACGCTGTCGGTCGCCTACCCGTCGCGCCTCTACCTCCCGGTGATCGCGCTCTTCGCCTCGGTCGCCACCGCCGTCGTGCTATGGCTCGTCCTGCGCCTCGCACTCGTCCGCCAGCGCCTCGCGACGCCGCGCGTCGAGCGCATCTTCACGCGCTTCATGGGCCTGATCCTGGTCGCGATCGGCTTCCAGATCGGCATGCTGGGCATCCGCGACTTCTTCGGCCTCGGCGGCGCCTGA
- the secF gene encoding protein translocase subunit SecF, with product MEFFRIKKDIPFMRHALTFNIISLITFVLAVFFLTTRGLHLSVEFTGGTLIEVTYTEAPQLEPIRNALATAGYPDAQVQNFGSARDVLIRLPNRDDLDTNGISGRTMATLQSVGGPAPELRRVEFVGPQVGKELASDGAMALLLVIFGIVVYLALRFEWRFAVSAIIANLHDVVIILGFFAFFQWEFSLPVLAAVLAVLGYSVNESVVVFDRVRETFKKKRNLTTPHILDHAITSTISRTIITHGCTQMMVLAMLLFGGETLHYFAMALTIGICFGIYSSVLVASPLVMWLGVSREQFMKPKKEKEEAVV from the coding sequence ATGGAATTTTTCCGCATCAAGAAAGACATCCCGTTCATGCGCCATGCGCTGACGTTCAACATCATTTCGTTGATCACGTTCGTGCTGGCGGTGTTCTTCCTGACAACCCGCGGCCTGCACCTGTCGGTCGAATTCACCGGCGGCACGCTGATCGAAGTCACCTACACCGAGGCGCCTCAGCTGGAGCCGATCCGCAACGCGCTCGCGACCGCCGGCTACCCGGACGCCCAGGTGCAGAACTTCGGCAGCGCGCGTGACGTGCTGATCCGCCTGCCCAACCGCGACGATCTCGACACGAACGGCATTTCGGGCCGCACGATGGCGACGCTGCAATCGGTCGGCGGCCCCGCACCGGAGCTGCGCCGCGTCGAATTCGTCGGCCCGCAGGTCGGCAAGGAGCTCGCCTCCGACGGCGCGATGGCATTGCTGCTCGTGATCTTCGGCATCGTCGTGTATCTCGCGCTACGCTTCGAATGGCGCTTCGCGGTATCGGCGATCATCGCCAACCTGCACGACGTCGTGATCATCCTGGGCTTCTTCGCCTTCTTCCAGTGGGAATTCTCGCTGCCGGTGCTCGCCGCGGTGCTCGCCGTGCTGGGCTACTCGGTGAACGAATCGGTCGTCGTCTTCGACCGCGTGCGCGAGACCTTCAAGAAGAAGCGCAATCTGACGACGCCGCACATCCTCGACCACGCGATCACCTCGACGATCTCGCGCACGATCATCACGCACGGCTGCACGCAGATGATGGTGCTGGCGATGCTGCTCTTCGGCGGCGAGACCCTGCACTACTTCGCGATGGCGCTGACGATCGGCATCTGCTTCGGCATCTACTCCTCGGTGCTCGTCGCAAGCCCGCTCGTGATGTGGCTCGGCGTGTCGCGCGAGCAGTTCATGAAGCCCAAGAAGGAAAAGGAAGAGGCGGTCGTCTGA
- a CDS encoding PAS domain-containing sensor histidine kinase codes for MSEQLRFLDESADLRCLEPIFEAMVEGMVVRDVRGRVIVANAAARRILGPGMLAGQGSFAHRTGAADANEAASRTEEQLAMATLHGGEPQRAVLLELCGAAGRVWIQANAQPIFGAGGGIAGVLTTFSDITPMKLAEEALRLSEGRNRTLAEAIAQSGCAVIVTDPSGRIEFVNSACCKAYGYSQEELLGASPSIFKSGETPREVYEALWRTILAGDVWRGELSNRARDGRLIREAVSVSPVRDELGEIRHFVALKEDITPLREEERRRHELFERVARLERMELVATLAGGIAHDFNNVLVAILGYSELADRMLKADGRLPRVAGYIDEIRIAGARARDLIQQLLNFSRSGVVQPRLTRLEDIGREAVGLLRATLPDTVALIPDIDPALPDMSFDPAHLHQIVMNLLMNARDAVNGKGTIRLSARRVSVGGAECCDSCRREFSGDYVAITVADDGVGISAEHRLHLFEPFFTTKEIGRGTGMGLAVVHSMAHLYDGHVKVVSTPGQGCAITVLMPVVRHQD; via the coding sequence ATGAGTGAACAGCTGCGTTTCCTCGACGAATCAGCGGATCTCCGTTGCCTGGAGCCGATATTCGAGGCGATGGTCGAGGGCATGGTCGTGCGCGACGTGCGCGGACGGGTGATTGTCGCCAACGCAGCCGCGCGACGGATCCTCGGTCCCGGAATGTTGGCGGGGCAGGGCTCGTTCGCCCATCGGACAGGCGCTGCCGATGCGAATGAAGCGGCGTCGCGGACCGAAGAGCAGCTCGCCATGGCGACCCTCCATGGCGGAGAGCCACAACGGGCGGTCTTGCTCGAGCTGTGCGGTGCGGCCGGGCGGGTGTGGATTCAGGCGAACGCCCAGCCGATCTTCGGTGCCGGAGGCGGTATTGCCGGAGTGCTGACCACGTTTTCCGACATCACGCCCATGAAGCTCGCCGAGGAAGCCCTGAGGCTGAGCGAAGGGCGCAACCGCACGCTTGCCGAGGCCATTGCGCAGTCGGGATGTGCAGTGATCGTGACCGATCCGTCGGGACGCATCGAATTCGTCAACTCGGCCTGCTGCAAAGCCTACGGCTATAGCCAGGAAGAGCTGCTCGGGGCCAGTCCCAGCATCTTCAAGTCGGGCGAGACGCCGCGGGAGGTGTATGAGGCATTGTGGCGGACCATCCTGGCCGGAGACGTGTGGCGTGGCGAACTGTCGAACCGTGCGCGAGACGGCCGCCTGATCCGCGAGGCCGTTTCGGTGTCGCCGGTGCGAGACGAACTCGGCGAAATCCGGCACTTCGTCGCGCTCAAGGAGGACATCACGCCCCTGCGCGAGGAGGAGCGGCGGCGTCACGAGCTCTTCGAGCGCGTCGCGCGCCTCGAACGGATGGAACTCGTCGCGACCCTCGCCGGCGGGATCGCGCACGACTTCAATAATGTACTCGTCGCGATCCTCGGCTATTCGGAGCTGGCCGACCGCATGTTGAAAGCGGACGGGAGACTGCCCCGGGTGGCGGGCTACATCGACGAGATCCGCATCGCCGGCGCACGTGCGCGCGACCTGATCCAGCAGTTGCTGAACTTCAGCCGCAGCGGCGTCGTCCAGCCCAGGCTGACCCGGCTGGAGGATATCGGGCGCGAGGCCGTCGGATTGCTGCGCGCGACCTTGCCCGACACCGTCGCGCTGATTCCCGACATCGACCCCGCGCTGCCGGACATGTCCTTCGATCCGGCGCATCTGCACCAGATCGTCATGAACCTGCTGATGAACGCGCGGGATGCCGTCAACGGCAAGGGAACCATCCGCCTGTCTGCGCGGCGCGTGTCAGTGGGGGGCGCCGAATGCTGCGATTCGTGCCGGCGCGAGTTCTCCGGCGATTACGTCGCGATCACGGTGGCCGACGACGGCGTCGGAATTTCGGCCGAACACCGACTGCATCTGTTCGAGCCCTTCTTTACGACCAAGGAGATCGGCCGTGGGACGGGTATGGGCCTCGCGGTCGTCCATAGCATGGCGCACCTCTATGATGGCCACGTCAAGGTCGTTTCCACCCCCGGGCAAGGCTGTGCGATCACCGTCCTGATGCCCGTCGTGCGGCACCAGGACTGA
- the purB gene encoding adenylosuccinate lyase — protein MSVSPLTALSPLDGRYHEKVAGLRDHFSEHGLIRNRVKVEVEWLKALAADAGLAEIAPFSPATVAELDAVVAGFAPEDSAAVKAIEATTNHDVKAMEYWLKKRLGHNAEVTKVSEFIHFACTSEDINNTSHALMLREGRDAVLLPALDKVIARFRELAHQHAELPMLSRTHGQPASPTTLGKEMANIAARLLRVRAVIAGVSLTAKFNGAVGNYNAHLSAWPEFDWEGFNRRFIESLGLEFNPYTIQIEPHDAMAELFDAVARANTILIDACRDIWMYISFGYFKQKLKEGEVGSSTMPHKVNPIDFENAEGNFGIANGVLRHFSDKLPVSRMQRDLTDSTVLRNMGVGFGHAVLGLESCLRGLNKLEADPARLAADLDNAWEVLAEPVQTVMRRFGIENPYEQLKAMTRGKGITREALQDFIRTLAIPEADRQRLLDMTPASYVGKAVELAKRI, from the coding sequence ATGTCCGTTTCACCTCTGACCGCCCTTTCTCCGCTCGACGGCCGTTACCACGAAAAGGTTGCCGGTCTGCGCGATCATTTTTCCGAGCACGGCCTGATCCGCAACCGCGTCAAGGTCGAGGTGGAATGGCTCAAGGCGCTCGCCGCGGATGCCGGTCTCGCTGAAATCGCCCCGTTCTCGCCGGCCACCGTGGCCGAGCTCGACGCCGTCGTCGCGGGCTTCGCGCCCGAGGACAGCGCTGCCGTGAAGGCCATCGAAGCCACGACGAACCACGACGTCAAGGCGATGGAGTACTGGCTGAAGAAGCGCCTCGGCCACAACGCCGAAGTCACCAAGGTGTCGGAGTTCATCCACTTCGCCTGCACCTCGGAAGACATCAACAACACTTCGCACGCGCTGATGCTGCGCGAAGGCCGCGACGCAGTGCTGTTGCCCGCGCTCGACAAGGTGATCGCGCGCTTCCGCGAGCTCGCGCATCAGCACGCCGAGCTGCCGATGCTGTCGCGTACCCACGGCCAGCCGGCGAGCCCGACGACGCTGGGCAAGGAAATGGCGAACATCGCCGCCCGCCTGCTGCGCGTGCGCGCCGTGATCGCCGGCGTGTCGCTGACGGCGAAGTTCAACGGCGCGGTCGGCAACTACAACGCCCACCTGTCGGCCTGGCCCGAGTTCGACTGGGAAGGCTTCAACCGCCGCTTCATCGAGTCGCTGGGGCTGGAATTCAACCCCTACACGATCCAGATCGAGCCGCACGACGCGATGGCCGAACTCTTCGACGCCGTTGCCCGCGCCAACACCATCCTGATCGACGCCTGCCGCGACATCTGGATGTACATCTCCTTCGGCTACTTCAAGCAGAAGCTGAAGGAAGGCGAAGTCGGCTCGTCGACGATGCCGCACAAGGTCAATCCGATCGACTTCGAGAACGCCGAAGGCAACTTCGGCATCGCCAACGGCGTGCTGCGCCATTTCTCCGACAAGCTGCCGGTGTCGCGCATGCAGCGCGACCTCACCGACTCGACGGTGCTGCGGAACATGGGCGTCGGCTTTGGGCATGCCGTGCTGGGTCTCGAATCCTGCCTGCGCGGCCTCAACAAGCTCGAAGCCGACCCGGCTCGCCTCGCAGCGGATCTCGATAACGCCTGGGAAGTACTGGCCGAGCCGGTGCAGACTGTGATGCGCCGCTTCGGCATCGAGAACCCATACGAGCAGCTGAAGGCGATGACGCGCGGCAAGGGCATCACGCGCGAGGCGCTGCAGGACTTCATCCGCACGCTGGCGATCCCCGAAGCGGACCGTCAGCGCCTGTTGGACATGACGCCGGCGAGCTACGTCGGCAAGGCCGTGGAGCTTGCGAAGCGCATCTGA
- a CDS encoding lipid asymmetry maintenance protein MlaB translates to MSHKDTAPDAGANVRLALDADLTIYHTVPQKQALIEALAGSNRLELDLSAVGDIDTAGLQLLILVKREARVQGKEVVITGHSTAVRQVIDFCNLAAAFGDPMILPA, encoded by the coding sequence ATGTCACACAAGGACACCGCGCCGGACGCGGGTGCCAACGTGCGCCTCGCACTCGACGCCGACCTGACCATCTACCACACCGTACCGCAAAAGCAGGCGCTCATCGAGGCGCTCGCCGGGAGCAACCGGCTTGAGCTCGACCTCTCGGCGGTCGGCGACATCGACACCGCCGGACTGCAGTTGCTGATCCTCGTCAAGCGCGAAGCGCGGGTACAGGGAAAAGAGGTCGTCATCACCGGCCACAGCACGGCAGTGCGCCAAGTCATTGATTTCTGCAATCTCGCGGCCGCCTTCGGCGACCCGATGATACTTCCCGCCTGA